The Bradyrhizobium sp. WBAH42 genome includes a window with the following:
- a CDS encoding di-heme-cytochrome C peroxidase — translation MHDPASKPPFDPSIQVSPNNPCPFLRGLVGEGFVEGGTVPLNTLSQTIANASGETGLKKVSARIQVRGVAMIANGIKHILKSIVSGAQLDALRGGPLDKRGAGSRILGVDGKVNEDEIARLASFGRTYTDPNTGNSEPGLNAAEIKTFMRDNLKRAGSAARWYYPLLMKFEWPVLLKILGKGKPGEERYLSVADVRTLFEQRQFPDRINQRIVSQPLLSSCQLRFRWAVALTAVVIGLGLIALVAVAEFPNQVRAMLPQKGVLVNLLPPPLPAMPETKAAYWLEQNWSLKDRHWFHHASQGTATFPVPYEWFVALEQPQLHLFSKPGMIKDSAYLERFGFIPSPQSVQVDTATLRRFGYANVYETTQASDWSTRWTPVENVDGLPVGFARMTGVVDPATGRREEDKIGLTCAACHTGQIHYQGVDVRFDGGPAMTDLKKLELATGLSIAYTLYVPFRFQRFADRVLGPDASKTERAALKQRLSAIGSFLIDWAKNYEKTIEAKKSWDGKQQQDTEEGFGRLDALNRIGNQVFSQDLALSGVKGFEKNLHAQDAPVSYPAIWTVPWFKFAQYDASIEQPLIRNAGEALGVTALLNLSDAYPEDRLWRSSVNIRTLGWIEDMLRGPDPFKAADTTTGPKFGGLLAPKWPSHILGDAWKLKSDRVERGRAIYAEMCSGCHLPDINSPAFWSSKRWEPSGDSKVLNAVTIPLDEIKTDPEQSLVLSKRTVDVPGFLKVNTADLQTWWQCQIPTASASPNEMVYALGLMTVVDLVARKWMDDEDIPEAERAHIWNLARKNCLNPAPDPRYRARPLNGIWATAPYLHNGSVPSLYWLLKPQNERPQKFCMGRRDYDPDTVGFAVTANERCKTGETEFSTTGSDGKPIQGNSVLGHSFERKDGEPKRPGVIGRIFKDDAERYDLIEYLKTL, via the coding sequence ATGCACGACCCCGCTTCGAAACCGCCCTTCGACCCCTCGATTCAAGTCTCGCCGAACAATCCCTGTCCGTTCCTGCGCGGCCTCGTCGGCGAAGGCTTCGTCGAGGGCGGCACCGTCCCGCTCAACACGCTGTCGCAGACCATCGCCAATGCGAGCGGCGAGACCGGGCTGAAGAAGGTCTCGGCCCGCATCCAGGTCCGCGGCGTTGCGATGATCGCCAACGGCATCAAGCACATCCTCAAGAGCATCGTTTCGGGCGCGCAGCTCGACGCGCTGCGCGGCGGGCCGCTGGACAAGCGCGGCGCCGGCTCGCGCATCCTCGGCGTCGACGGCAAGGTCAACGAGGACGAGATCGCGCGCCTTGCGAGCTTCGGCCGGACCTACACCGACCCGAACACCGGCAACAGCGAGCCCGGCCTCAACGCCGCGGAAATCAAGACCTTCATGCGCGACAACCTCAAGCGCGCCGGCAGCGCCGCACGCTGGTACTACCCGCTGCTGATGAAGTTCGAATGGCCCGTCCTCTTGAAGATCCTCGGCAAGGGCAAGCCGGGCGAAGAGCGCTATCTCAGCGTGGCCGACGTGCGCACGCTGTTCGAACAGCGCCAATTCCCCGACCGTATCAACCAGCGGATCGTGTCGCAGCCGCTGCTGTCGTCCTGTCAGCTCCGCTTTCGCTGGGCGGTCGCGCTCACGGCCGTTGTCATCGGCCTTGGCCTCATCGCCTTGGTCGCCGTCGCCGAATTTCCCAATCAGGTTCGCGCCATGCTGCCCCAGAAGGGCGTGCTGGTGAATCTCCTGCCGCCGCCCCTGCCCGCGATGCCCGAAACCAAGGCTGCCTATTGGCTCGAGCAGAACTGGTCGCTGAAGGACCGGCACTGGTTCCACCACGCCAGCCAGGGCACCGCGACGTTCCCGGTGCCCTATGAGTGGTTCGTGGCGCTGGAGCAGCCGCAGCTTCACCTGTTCTCGAAGCCCGGCATGATCAAGGACAGCGCTTATCTCGAGCGCTTCGGCTTCATCCCGAGCCCGCAATCGGTCCAGGTCGACACGGCGACGCTGCGCCGGTTCGGCTACGCCAATGTCTACGAGACCACGCAAGCGTCGGATTGGTCGACGCGGTGGACGCCGGTGGAGAACGTCGACGGCCTGCCGGTCGGCTTCGCGCGCATGACCGGCGTCGTCGATCCCGCGACGGGTCGGCGCGAAGAGGACAAGATCGGACTGACCTGCGCCGCCTGTCATACCGGCCAGATCCACTATCAGGGCGTCGACGTCCGCTTCGACGGCGGCCCGGCGATGACCGACCTGAAGAAGCTCGAGCTCGCAACCGGCCTGTCGATCGCCTACACGCTGTACGTCCCGTTCCGCTTCCAGCGTTTTGCCGATCGCGTGCTCGGCCCCGACGCCAGCAAGACGGAACGCGCGGCTCTGAAGCAAAGACTCAGCGCGATCGGCAGCTTCCTGATCGACTGGGCCAAGAACTACGAAAAGACGATCGAGGCCAAGAAGAGCTGGGACGGCAAGCAGCAGCAGGACACCGAGGAAGGGTTCGGCCGCCTCGATGCCCTCAACCGCATCGGCAACCAGGTGTTTTCGCAGGATCTCGCGCTGAGCGGCGTCAAGGGATTCGAGAAGAACCTGCACGCCCAGGACGCGCCCGTCAGCTACCCCGCGATCTGGACGGTGCCGTGGTTCAAGTTCGCCCAATACGACGCCTCGATCGAGCAGCCGCTGATCCGCAACGCCGGCGAAGCCCTCGGCGTGACCGCCCTGCTCAACCTGTCCGACGCCTATCCGGAGGACAGGCTGTGGCGCTCCTCGGTCAACATCAGGACACTCGGCTGGATCGAGGACATGCTGAGAGGCCCCGATCCATTCAAGGCGGCTGATACCACAACGGGTCCGAAGTTCGGCGGCCTGCTCGCACCGAAATGGCCCTCGCACATCCTCGGCGACGCCTGGAAGCTGAAGTCAGATCGGGTCGAGCGCGGCCGCGCCATTTACGCGGAGATGTGCTCCGGATGCCATCTGCCTGATATCAACAGTCCGGCCTTCTGGTCGTCGAAGCGCTGGGAGCCGAGCGGCGACAGCAAGGTGCTGAATGCCGTGACGATCCCGCTCGACGAGATCAAGACCGATCCCGAGCAGTCCCTCGTTCTCAGCAAGCGGACCGTCGACGTTCCCGGCTTCCTGAAGGTCAACACGGCCGACCTGCAGACATGGTGGCAGTGCCAGATCCCGACCGCGAGCGCTTCGCCCAACGAGATGGTCTACGCGCTCGGCCTGATGACGGTGGTCGATCTGGTCGCCCGCAAATGGATGGACGACGAGGACATCCCGGAGGCCGAGCGGGCGCACATCTGGAATCTCGCGCGCAAGAACTGCCTCAATCCGGCGCCCGATCCGCGCTATCGCGCGCGGCCCTTGAACGGCATCTGGGCCACCGCGCCTTACCTGCACAACGGCTCGGTGCCGTCGCTGTACTGGCTGCTGAAGCCGCAGAACGAGCGCCCGCAGAAGTTCTGCATGGGCCGCCGCGACTATGACCCCGACACCGTCGGTTTCGCAGTCACCGCCAACGAGCGCTGCAAGACCGGTGAAACGGAGTTCTCTACGACGGGCTCCGACGGCAAGCCTATCCAGGGCAACAGCGTGCTCGGCCATTCCTTCGAGCGCAAGGACGGCGAGCCGAAGCGCCCCGGCGTCATCGGCCGCATCTTCAAGGACGACGCCGAGCGCTACGACCTAATCGAGTATCTGAAGACGCTGTAA
- a CDS encoding adenylate/guanylate cyclase domain-containing protein, protein MERRLAAIVCADVAGYSRMMGSDEAGTHAAFKAHRAAIHPIILNHGGRVVKNTGDGFLLEFPSIVGATEAAIAMQTLMAERNHHLPADRAMQFRLGIHMGDVIADEDEVFGDDVNIAVRLESVASPGGFAISAKAYREASKHLTVPLTDAGNHRFKNIKDAIEVFTWTPEGAPALAPELREASVLSQQYRTAIVGVLPFANLSDAQDEYFSDGLTEDLIHALSLQSFYRVLSRNSTFAFKGKNVGTRLIAREIDATYLIQGSVRRAGAKIRVTAELIAPETGEQLWTGRYDRDIGDLFAMQDEITTNLSAAIATEIVRAEASAPARLSTDVSAWDRFLKGLSHYYRQTKEDLAAAVELFREAIGLDPKLSIAHAYLATIQIQSIQFGWVKGTREMWAEAMNLAETSVRLDPRSSFAFSILSWAHAMEGHHEAAMDAAKRAVALNPYDNGARGVLGICHFMIGEHREAIELFSMAAQRDNSDPRYQWAALNAFSHYLLRQYDATLSWAREQLYINPNHMQALAIRAAALAQLGRNDEASEAARVLMANYPTLNVDRHLRNFHWKRPEDLAHYREGLLKAGVPLGKLTLVQSDVKRAAES, encoded by the coding sequence ATGGAAAGACGTCTGGCCGCCATCGTCTGCGCCGATGTCGCCGGCTATTCGCGCATGATGGGCAGCGACGAGGCCGGCACTCATGCCGCCTTCAAGGCCCATCGCGCCGCGATCCATCCCATCATCCTCAATCACGGCGGCCGCGTCGTGAAGAACACCGGCGACGGCTTCCTGCTGGAATTCCCCTCGATCGTCGGCGCCACCGAGGCGGCGATCGCGATGCAGACGCTGATGGCCGAGCGCAACCACCATCTGCCGGCCGATCGCGCCATGCAGTTCCGGCTCGGCATCCACATGGGCGACGTGATCGCCGACGAGGACGAGGTGTTCGGCGACGACGTCAACATCGCCGTCCGCCTCGAATCGGTGGCGAGCCCCGGCGGATTCGCGATCTCGGCCAAGGCCTATCGGGAGGCCAGCAAGCATCTCACCGTGCCGCTGACCGATGCCGGCAACCATCGCTTCAAGAACATCAAGGATGCGATCGAGGTCTTTACCTGGACACCCGAAGGCGCGCCGGCGCTTGCTCCCGAGCTCCGGGAGGCCTCGGTTCTCTCGCAGCAGTACCGTACCGCGATCGTCGGCGTGCTGCCCTTTGCCAATCTCAGCGACGCCCAGGACGAATATTTCTCCGATGGCCTCACCGAGGACCTGATCCATGCGCTGTCGCTGCAATCCTTCTATCGGGTGCTGAGCCGCAACTCGACATTCGCCTTCAAGGGCAAGAACGTCGGCACGCGGCTGATCGCGCGCGAGATCGATGCGACTTACCTGATCCAGGGCTCGGTGCGGCGCGCCGGCGCCAAGATCCGCGTCACCGCCGAACTGATCGCGCCGGAGACCGGCGAGCAGCTCTGGACCGGCCGCTACGACCGCGACATCGGCGACCTGTTCGCGATGCAGGACGAGATCACGACCAACCTGTCCGCCGCCATCGCCACCGAGATCGTCCGTGCCGAGGCTTCGGCGCCGGCGCGGCTCTCGACCGACGTCTCCGCCTGGGACCGCTTCCTCAAGGGGCTGTCGCATTACTACCGGCAGACCAAGGAGGATCTGGCGGCCGCCGTCGAGCTGTTCCGCGAGGCCATCGGGCTCGATCCCAAACTGTCGATCGCGCACGCCTATCTCGCCACGATCCAGATCCAGAGCATCCAGTTCGGCTGGGTCAAGGGCACGCGCGAGATGTGGGCCGAGGCGATGAACCTCGCCGAAACCAGCGTGCGGCTCGACCCGCGCTCCTCCTTCGCGTTCTCGATCCTGTCCTGGGCGCATGCGATGGAGGGGCATCACGAGGCGGCGATGGACGCCGCCAAGCGCGCCGTCGCGCTCAATCCCTACGACAATGGCGCACGCGGCGTGCTCGGCATCTGCCATTTCATGATCGGCGAGCATCGCGAGGCGATCGAGCTGTTCTCGATGGCCGCGCAACGCGACAACAGCGACCCGCGCTACCAATGGGCGGCGCTGAACGCATTCAGCCATTATCTGTTGCGCCAATATGACGCGACGCTGTCATGGGCGCGCGAGCAGCTCTACATCAACCCGAATCACATGCAGGCGCTGGCGATCCGGGCCGCGGCGTTGGCGCAGCTGGGGCGAAACGACGAGGCCAGCGAAGCCGCCCGCGTGCTGATGGCAAATTATCCAACGCTGAACGTCGACAGGCACTTGCGCAACTTCCACTGGAAGCGGCCCGAAGACCTCGCCCATTATCGCGAGGGGCTGCTGAAGGCCGGCGTGCCGCTCGGCAAGCTGACGCTGGTTCAGAGCGACGTGAAGCGGGCCGCCGAATCCTGA
- a CDS encoding LysE family translocator, giving the protein MLDIHEIGLFILSGVLLNITPGPDSVYVIGRSMQMGWRGGAAAALGISCGCFVHVAGAAIGLSALLVASSTAFSILKLVGAAYLVVAGLQMLWSRPVLASSIDEPVRSSLSRVFLQGVFTNALNPKVALFFLAFLPQFVAADAPHKPLAFLTLGLIFIFTGTLWCLVLAAFAARAAHRLRQSEAAIAWVNRALGGLFIYLGIRVAMLESR; this is encoded by the coding sequence ATGCTGGATATTCACGAAATCGGGCTTTTCATCCTCTCGGGCGTGCTGCTCAACATCACGCCGGGACCGGATTCGGTCTATGTGATCGGCCGCAGCATGCAGATGGGCTGGCGCGGCGGCGCCGCTGCCGCCCTGGGCATCAGTTGCGGCTGCTTCGTCCATGTCGCGGGCGCGGCGATCGGGCTTTCTGCTCTGTTGGTGGCCTCGTCCACGGCCTTCTCGATCCTGAAGCTGGTCGGCGCGGCCTATCTGGTCGTCGCCGGCCTCCAGATGCTGTGGTCGCGCCCTGTGCTGGCTTCAAGCATCGATGAGCCGGTGCGCAGCTCGCTCTCGCGGGTCTTCCTCCAGGGCGTCTTCACCAATGCGCTCAATCCCAAGGTCGCGCTGTTCTTCCTGGCCTTCCTGCCGCAATTCGTCGCGGCCGATGCGCCGCACAAGCCGCTCGCCTTCCTGACGCTCGGCCTGATCTTCATCTTTACGGGGACGCTGTGGTGCCTGGTGCTCGCCGCCTTCGCCGCCAGGGCCGCGCACCGGCTGCGTCAGTCCGAGGCGGCGATTGCCTGGGTCAACCGCGCGCTCGGCGGCCTCTTCATCTATCTCGGCATCCGTGTCGCCATGCTGGAGAGCCGGTAA
- a CDS encoding sulfite exporter TauE/SafE family protein has product MIDPLLILIAVVFLLAGFVKGVVGLGLPTVSMGLLAVSMAPGRAIAIVIVPAIVTNIWQTFVGPYLRDILRRLWPLMIGTVIGCWLNAGALTGPHARYGTIVLGALLVVYAVIGLNKFHFRVAPENEKWVGGVVGVITGVISASTGVQVIPSMPFMQAIGMEKDELVQALGVFFTTATLALAFNLTAVGLLTPANAVPGAIGLAMAFAGMFIGQSVRARMPAEAFRHWFLIAMILLGLYLAGSALVKEFA; this is encoded by the coding sequence ATGATCGACCCGCTGCTCATTCTCATCGCCGTCGTCTTCCTGCTCGCCGGATTCGTCAAAGGCGTGGTCGGGCTCGGCCTGCCGACGGTGTCCATGGGCCTGCTCGCCGTGAGCATGGCGCCGGGCCGCGCCATCGCCATCGTCATCGTTCCCGCCATCGTCACCAACATCTGGCAGACCTTCGTCGGTCCGTATTTGCGCGACATCCTGCGGCGGCTGTGGCCGCTGATGATCGGCACCGTGATCGGCTGCTGGCTCAATGCCGGCGCGCTGACCGGACCTCACGCGCGCTACGGCACGATCGTGCTCGGCGCCCTGCTGGTCGTCTACGCCGTGATCGGGCTGAACAAGTTCCACTTCCGCGTCGCGCCCGAGAACGAGAAATGGGTCGGCGGCGTGGTCGGCGTCATCACCGGCGTGATCTCGGCCTCGACCGGCGTGCAAGTGATCCCGTCGATGCCGTTCATGCAGGCGATCGGCATGGAGAAGGACGAGCTGGTGCAGGCGCTCGGCGTGTTCTTCACTACCGCCACGCTGGCGCTCGCCTTCAACCTGACCGCGGTCGGATTGCTGACGCCGGCCAATGCCGTGCCGGGCGCGATCGGCCTCGCCATGGCCTTTGCCGGCATGTTCATCGGCCAATCGGTGCGGGCGCGGATGCCGGCCGAAGCGTTTCGCCACTGGTTCCTGATCGCGATGATCCTGCTCGGCCTGTATCTCGCCGGCAGCGCGCTGGTGAAGGAGTTTGCCTGA
- a CDS encoding LysR substrate-binding domain-containing protein, which produces MRFDLVDLQLFIAVADQRSITRGAERSHLALASASARIKGLEDALGVVLLKRGRRGIELTAAGESLLDHARLVIHQIDAMRGDLAGFASGVRASVHFLANTSGLSEHLPKALAGFLREHRDVAVDIEERESTDIAAAIAAGAADLGFAAEHALPEHIERFPFSEDRLTLVTSKRGPFAGRRQIDFQEAGACDFVGLTSATALQMHISRHAARLGIRQHVRARLRDFDAICQMVAADVGVALVPEAAARRCAKTMPLAMVRLRDAWANRRLVICARSFKTLPRPAKMLVEHLRAEAV; this is translated from the coding sequence ATGCGCTTCGACCTCGTCGATCTCCAGCTCTTCATCGCGGTCGCCGACCAGCGCAGCATCACGCGCGGTGCGGAGCGCTCGCATCTGGCGCTGGCCTCGGCCAGCGCGCGCATCAAGGGCCTGGAGGATGCGCTCGGCGTCGTACTGCTCAAGCGCGGGCGCCGCGGCATCGAGTTGACCGCGGCCGGCGAGAGCCTGCTCGATCATGCCAGGCTCGTGATCCATCAGATCGACGCCATGCGCGGCGATCTCGCCGGCTTTGCCAGCGGCGTGCGCGCCAGCGTGCATTTCCTCGCCAACACGTCGGGCCTGTCGGAGCATTTGCCGAAGGCGCTCGCCGGCTTCCTGCGCGAGCATCGCGACGTCGCCGTCGACATCGAGGAACGCGAGAGCACCGATATCGCGGCGGCGATCGCCGCAGGCGCTGCCGACCTCGGCTTCGCCGCCGAGCACGCGCTGCCCGAGCATATCGAGCGCTTCCCCTTCAGCGAGGATCGCCTGACGCTGGTGACCTCGAAACGCGGTCCGTTCGCCGGCCGCCGCCAGATCGACTTTCAGGAGGCGGGGGCTTGCGACTTCGTCGGCCTGACCAGCGCCACCGCGCTCCAGATGCATATTTCCAGGCACGCGGCGCGGCTCGGCATCCGCCAGCATGTCCGCGCCCGCCTGCGCGATTTCGACGCGATCTGCCAGATGGTCGCCGCCGATGTCGGCGTCGCACTCGTGCCCGAAGCCGCCGCCCGCCGCTGCGCCAAGACTATGCCGCTTGCCATGGTCCGCCTGCGCGATGCCTGGGCCAACCGCCGCCTCGTGATCTGCGCGCGCAGCTTCAAGACGCTGCCGCGGCCAGCCAAGATGCTGGTGGAGCATCTCAGGGCCGAGGCGGTGTGA
- a CDS encoding tripartite tricarboxylate transporter substrate binding protein, producing the protein MILSSRLLVTLFLGLFLLLPSLASAQNFPTKPIKLIVPFSAGGPNDIIARVIGQRMSELCGQPVLIDNRGGQGGVLGTDAVAKSPPDGYTIAITSAGALAISSSMEKVAYDTLTDLTPVTLVAIVPEMLVVAANVPTKDAGELIALARAQPGKLNFASTGAGSLPHLAGELFKLTARIDIVHVPYRGAAPAVNDLLGQQVQMAFLDLPALLPQVKTGALRPIAVGSAERAPTAPDVPTTAEAGFPDLRIENWYGMVAPKGTPKEIIAALHGLVTKAMADPAVKEKLSQQGATLIGDEPEHFRQFIADETKKWAKVIKDAGVETAK; encoded by the coding sequence ATGATTCTCTCAAGCAGGCTGCTCGTTACATTGTTCTTGGGATTGTTCCTGCTGCTGCCATCGCTGGCATCGGCGCAGAACTTTCCGACCAAGCCGATCAAGCTGATCGTGCCGTTTTCCGCCGGCGGGCCCAACGACATCATCGCCCGGGTCATCGGCCAGCGCATGTCGGAACTGTGCGGTCAGCCGGTGCTGATCGACAATCGCGGCGGACAGGGCGGCGTGCTCGGCACCGACGCCGTCGCGAAGAGCCCGCCCGACGGCTATACCATCGCGATCACTTCGGCCGGCGCCCTCGCGATCAGCTCGAGCATGGAGAAGGTCGCCTACGACACCCTCACCGACCTCACCCCGGTGACGCTGGTCGCGATCGTGCCGGAAATGCTCGTCGTCGCCGCCAACGTCCCCACAAAGGACGCCGGCGAATTGATCGCGCTGGCCAGGGCGCAGCCGGGCAAGCTCAACTTCGCCTCAACCGGCGCCGGCAGCCTGCCGCATCTCGCCGGTGAATTGTTCAAGCTGACGGCCAGGATCGACATCGTCCACGTGCCCTATCGCGGCGCCGCGCCTGCGGTGAACGACCTCCTGGGGCAGCAGGTGCAGATGGCGTTCCTCGATCTCCCGGCGCTGCTGCCGCAGGTCAAGACGGGCGCCCTGCGCCCCATTGCCGTCGGCTCGGCCGAACGTGCGCCGACCGCGCCTGACGTCCCGACCACCGCGGAAGCGGGCTTTCCCGATCTGCGCATCGAGAACTGGTACGGCATGGTCGCGCCCAAGGGCACGCCGAAGGAGATCATCGCCGCGCTGCATGGCCTCGTCACGAAGGCAATGGCGGATCCCGCGGTGAAGGAAAAGCTGAGCCAGCAAGGCGCGACGCTGATCGGCGATGAGCCGGAGCATTTTCGTCAATTCATCGCCGACGAAACCAAGAAGTGGGCGAAGGTGATCAAGGACGCCGGCGTGGAGACGGCGAAGTAG
- the hisN gene encoding histidinol-phosphatase, with protein sequence MTVIDFSAFIGRLATASGETILPFFRTSLSIDDKSKTKDFDPVTEADRAAEAVMRRLIKANFPQHGIVGEEFGSEREDADYVWVLDPIDGTKSFIGGFPIWGTLIALLHKGTPVFGMMHQPFIGERFSGDNGSANYKGPSGERRLQVRRCASLSEATTYTTSPLLMNESDRAIFGRIERSARLSRYGGDCYSYCMLAAGHVDLVVETELKPYDIAALIPIVTGAGGVVTTWEGKPAQGGGRIIAAGDARVHEEALKLLNQ encoded by the coding sequence GTGACGGTGATCGACTTCTCCGCCTTCATCGGTCGGCTTGCCACCGCCTCCGGCGAAACCATCCTGCCGTTCTTCCGCACCTCGCTGTCGATCGACGACAAGAGCAAGACCAAGGATTTCGACCCGGTCACCGAGGCCGACCGCGCCGCCGAGGCGGTGATGCGGCGGCTGATCAAGGCCAACTTCCCCCAGCACGGCATCGTCGGCGAGGAATTCGGCAGCGAGCGCGAGGACGCCGACTACGTCTGGGTGCTCGATCCCATCGACGGTACCAAATCCTTCATCGGCGGCTTTCCGATCTGGGGCACGCTGATCGCGCTTTTGCACAAGGGCACGCCGGTTTTCGGCATGATGCACCAGCCCTTCATCGGCGAGCGCTTTTCCGGCGACAACGGTTCGGCCAATTATAAGGGGCCGTCGGGCGAGCGCCGGCTCCAGGTCCGCCGCTGCGCTTCACTGTCGGAGGCCACGACCTACACCACCAGCCCGCTGCTGATGAACGAGAGCGACCGCGCCATCTTCGGCCGCATCGAGAGGAGCGCGCGGCTGTCGCGTTATGGCGGCGACTGCTACTCCTATTGCATGCTTGCCGCCGGCCACGTCGACCTCGTGGTCGAGACCGAGCTGAAGCCCTACGACATCGCGGCGCTGATCCCGATCGTAACCGGCGCCGGGGGCGTCGTCACCACCTGGGAAGGGAAGCCGGCCCAGGGCGGCGGCCGCATCATCGCGGCCGGCGACGCGCGGGTTCACGAGGAAGCGTTGAAGCTTTTGAACCAATAG
- a CDS encoding N-formylglutamate amidohydrolase has product MTRFDGDMSPAFEIFEPAEWRAPVIFNSPHSGSTYPEEFLAASRIDLPTLRRSEDSFMDELIGHLSARGFPTVRVNFPRSYVDVNREPYELDPRMFTGRLPSFANTRSMRVAGGLGTIPRVVGDGQEIYRDRILVDDALGRIETLYKPYHRALRRLINKVHQMFGTVVLVDCHSMPSVGVSRDEPRRPDVVIGDRYGTSCTPLLPDRVEETMSGLGYSIGRNKPYAGGFITEHYGNPASGLHAVQLELNRAIYMDERRRERSARFAQVASDFGVLADVLATTIPFADLGPFQAAAE; this is encoded by the coding sequence ATGACCCGGTTTGACGGCGACATGTCGCCAGCCTTCGAGATCTTCGAGCCCGCCGAATGGCGTGCGCCTGTCATCTTCAACTCGCCGCATTCCGGCTCGACCTATCCTGAGGAATTCCTGGCGGCCTCGCGGATCGACCTGCCGACGCTGCGGCGGTCGGAAGATTCGTTCATGGACGAGCTGATCGGCCATCTGAGCGCGCGCGGCTTTCCGACGGTGCGGGTCAACTTTCCCCGCTCCTATGTCGACGTCAACCGCGAGCCCTATGAGCTCGACCCGCGCATGTTCACGGGCCGTCTGCCGAGCTTCGCCAACACCCGCTCGATGCGGGTCGCCGGCGGCCTCGGCACCATTCCGCGCGTGGTTGGCGACGGCCAGGAAATCTATCGCGACCGCATCCTGGTTGATGATGCGCTGGGGCGCATCGAGACGCTGTACAAGCCCTACCATCGCGCGCTGCGCCGGCTGATCAACAAGGTGCACCAGATGTTCGGCACGGTGGTGCTGGTGGACTGCCATTCGATGCCCTCGGTCGGCGTCAGCAGGGACGAGCCGCGCCGGCCCGACGTCGTGATCGGCGATCGCTACGGCACCAGCTGTACGCCGCTCTTGCCCGATCGCGTCGAGGAGACCATGAGCGGGCTCGGCTATTCGATCGGCCGCAACAAGCCCTATGCCGGCGGCTTCATCACCGAGCATTACGGCAATCCCGCAAGCGGCCTGCACGCCGTGCAGCTCGAGCTCAACCGCGCGATCTACATGGACGAGCGGCGGCGCGAGCGCAGTGCTCGCTTTGCGCAAGTGGCCTCCGACTTCGGCGTTCTCGCCGACGTGCTGGCGACCACGATTCCGTTCGCCGACCTCGGCCCGTTCCAGGCCGCGGCGGAATAG
- the cpdR gene encoding cell cycle two-component system response regulator CpdR, which translates to MPKILLAEDDNDMRRFLVKALENAGFQVSSHDNGMAAYQRLREEPFEMLLTDIVMPEMDGIELARRASELDPDIKIMFITGFAAVALNSDSDAPKNAKVLSKPVHLRELVSEVNKMLAA; encoded by the coding sequence ATGCCAAAGATCCTGCTCGCCGAAGACGACAACGACATGCGCCGTTTCCTGGTCAAGGCGCTGGAAAACGCCGGTTTTCAGGTCTCGTCCCACGACAACGGCATGGCCGCCTATCAGCGGCTGCGGGAAGAGCCGTTCGAGATGCTGCTGACCGACATCGTGATGCCGGAAATGGACGGCATCGAGCTGGCCCGCCGGGCCTCGGAACTCGATCCCGACATCAAAATCATGTTCATCACCGGCTTTGCCGCGGTCGCCCTGAACTCGGATTCGGACGCCCCCAAGAACGCCAAGGTGCTGTCCAAGCCCGTGCATTTGCGCGAATTGGTCAGCGAAGTGAACAAGATGCTGGCGGCCTAA
- a CDS encoding L-2-amino-thiazoline-4-carboxylic acid hydrolase, with amino-acid sequence MTVSVIEQAKIQAQVLVPLVKALQAELGEARANALVRKALGDLYRRFGEEFWKAKNERDLGKAVSSAFRTYARDDALAYDLVEQTHDAFAIDVTRCAYAEFYKALGEPELGFLLICTADFATAEGFGPDVKLTRTQTIMQGASHCDFRYKRDVGGSR; translated from the coding sequence ATGACCGTATCCGTCATCGAACAGGCAAAGATCCAGGCGCAGGTGCTGGTGCCGCTGGTCAAGGCATTGCAGGCCGAGCTCGGCGAGGCGCGCGCCAACGCGCTGGTGCGCAAGGCGCTCGGCGATCTCTATCGCCGCTTCGGCGAGGAATTCTGGAAGGCCAAGAACGAGCGCGATCTCGGCAAGGCCGTGTCCTCGGCCTTCCGCACCTATGCCCGCGACGATGCGCTCGCCTATGACCTCGTGGAGCAGACGCATGACGCGTTCGCTATCGACGTGACGCGCTGCGCCTATGCCGAGTTCTACAAGGCCCTGGGCGAGCCGGAGCTCGGTTTCCTCCTGATCTGCACCGCCGACTTTGCCACCGCGGAAGGTTTTGGTCCCGACGTCAAGCTCACGCGCACGCAGACGATCATGCAAGGCGCCTCCCATTGCGACTTCCGCTACAAGCGCGATGTGGGCGGGTCACGATGA